One Dictyostelium discoideum AX4 chromosome 3 chromosome, whole genome shotgun sequence genomic region harbors:
- the DG1060 gene encoding hypothetical protein produces the protein MAHHIPPLNFGMVADDLYRSGQPNELNFPFLEKLQLKKIIFLAPDDPSQQFQNFVEDQDIELIHLGMDTHQNPWNPISEEIVISALKIILNPDNYPLHIMCNLGRHRTGTVVGCLRKLQRWNLTSIFEEYRRFAGSKVKLLNEQFIELFDTDLVTYNNAPQWLYLS, from the exons atGGCACATCATATTCCACCACTTAATTTTGGTATGGTAGCAGATGATTTATATAGATCAGGTCAACCAAACGAATTAAATTTCccatttttagaaaaattacaattaaaaaagattatattTCTTGCCCCTGATGATCCTTCACAACAATT tcAAAATTTTGTAGAAGATCAAGATATAGAATTAATACATTTAGGTATGGATACTCATCAAAATCCTTGGAATCCAATATCAGAAGAGATTGTAATTTCAGCATTAAAGATTATATTGAATCCAGATAATTATCCACTTCATATTATGTGTAATTTAGGTAGACATAGAACAGGTACTGTAGTTGGTTGTTTAAGAAAGTTACAACGTTGGAATTTAACATCAATCTTTGAAGAGTATAGAAGATTTGCAGGAAGTAAagtgaaattattaaatgaacaaTTTATAGAACTTTTTGATACTGATTTAGTTACATATAATAATGCACCTCAATGGCTTTATttaagttaa
- a CDS encoding hypothetical protein (Similar to Dictyostelium discoideum (Slime mold) serine/threonine protein phosphatase calcineurin A (EC 3.1.3.16)): MFILNIHQFTCSPHPYWLPNFMDVFNWSMPFISEKVAEMLLVLLNLCDDEEAEKNEHKDIINKEEDEKKRQLLRANVKSVSKMRMFSLLRQEHETIMMIKSFSASRKITQGLLTEGKDALKKALGDFAQAHKMDLINEKRPPMLDRVNSRGELFRINSKGDSFRSNSYADLKPLNRPQETIKITECSDSNITTNNFNTNNQTENNNNTTNTTTSTTTTSTLFS, encoded by the coding sequence ATGTTTATTCTCAATATTCATCAATTCACATGTTCACCACATCCTTATTGGTTGCCAAATTTCATGGATGTATTTAATTGGTCCATGCCATTTATCTCTGAAAAGGTTGCTGAAATGTTATTGGTATTGTTGAATCTttgtgatgatgaagagGCTGAAAAGAATGAACACAAAGATATTATCAAcaaagaagaagatgaaaagAAAAGACAATTATTACGTGCAAATGTTAAATCTGTTAGTAAGATGAGAATGTTCTCTTTGTTGAGACAAGAACACGAAACCATCATGATgattaaaagtttttcagCATCTAGAAAAATTACTCAAGGTTTATTGACCGAAGGTAAAGATGCTCTCAAGAAGGCTCTTGGTGATTTTGCTCAAGCTCATAAGATGGATTTAATCAATGAAAAACGTCCACCAATGTTGGATAGAGTAAATAGTCGTGGTGAActatttagaattaattcaaaaggTGATTCATTCCGTAGCAATAGTTATGCCGATTTAAAACCACTAAATAGACCACaagaaacaattaaaatcacTGAATGTTCCGATTCAAATATtactacaaataattttaatacaaataatcaaactgaaaataataataatacaacaaacacaacaactagtacaacaacaacttcaactcttttttcttaa
- the mybE gene encoding myb domain-containing protein: MESKVGYKPMVDFNNNNNNNNNNNNNNMKPEDANAAIDNSNANANSNVNGYYSSPSSNYSHSPRSPTSSTVVAQSANEDHQQPQPPQQQQPPQQHQSSQPMQESKPIQTHIQHLTANSTSPQQQQQQQQQPQQQQQQQQQQQQQQQQQQQQQQHHQQSHNNNFNNNNNNNNNSNNNNNNNQPLSPQKIEIIRSDTTQNSHYTKSSSPPTQVTSPSISSATTPTNMSPPHSDLNNNQNNNQNNNNNNNINVKSSRDEGSSSSSKRRESENGSRGGESGSTSSRDRERDRDRERERERERDRERERERGRDRSDRNDRGDRNDHNNNNNNNNNNNINNNDDRYNNSNNNNSNNNFNNNNNNNNINNNNNNNNSGSGNSGGSVSNNDRDRSINDRRSDGRRNVGGNGSPAGSSPSLQSMNSIISSNKKDNNNNNNNNNNINNINNSNSNNNYNNSNNNNNSNSQQPQQQQQQQQQQQQQQQFQQQQQYIRELQQSLDSQTKNNQVLSDKIRDLDDTLNKKTVLLSKYRKALLKFFEDREVEGETGFDNSSERSLSRSPSRERSRSHSRSRSRSRSRSHSRSISRSRSSSPMNYGNNGNNNNGYQSSNNSNKSSSYNSPEKGELKRKSGGDDGKDVKRRKTGSRRNTLWTTEDDEKFAEAYNKYGKSWKTIHSHLPDKTREQVQSHGQYLIRIGKLQDLHKDGRRTRHIKPDLGLGNNNNNSNSNSNNNNNNNNNNSGGGNNHHHSSHHNHHSPSHHNDNKHHHHHNNNNNNNNNNNNHNNNLNILNNLTNNNHNNNNNYDYDSPQSQLDSPRDDIDDEILI, translated from the coding sequence atggaatCAAAAGTTGGATATAAACCTAtggttgattttaataacaacaataataataataataataataacaacaacaatatgaaACCTGAAGATGCAAACGCTGCCATCGATAATTCAAATGCCAATGCCAATAGCAATGTAAATGGATACTATTCTTCACCAAGTTCAAATTATTCACATTCTCCAAGAtcaccaacatcatcaacagtTGTAGCTCAATCAGCCAATGAAGATCaccaacaaccacaaccaccacaacaacagcaaccaccacaacaacaccaatcCTCACAACCGATGCAAGAAAGTAAACCAATCCAAACTCACATACAACACTTAACTGCAAATTCAACTAgtccacaacaacaacaacaacaacaacaacaaccacaacaacaacaacaacaacaacaacaacaacaacaacaacaacaacaacaacaacaacaacaacaacatcatcaacaatcacataacaataattttaataataataataataataataacaatagtaataataataataataataatcaaccattatcaccacaaaaaattgaaattattagatCTGACACAACTCAAAATAGCCACTAcacaaaatcatcatcaccaccaactCAAGTCACCTCTCCTTCAATATCATCTGCCACAACTCCAACAAATATGTCACCACCACATTCTGACttgaataataatcaaaataataatcaaaataataataataataataatattaatgtaAAATCATCAAGAGATGAAGGATCTTCATCGTCATCAAAGAGAAGAGAATCTGAAAATGGTAGCAGAGGTGGAGAAAGTGGTAGCACTTCATCAAGAGATAGAGAACGTGACCGTGATCGTGAAAGAGAACGTGAACGTGAAAGAGATCGTGAACGTGAAAGAGAACGTGGAAGAGATAGAAGTGATAGAAATGATAGAGGTGATAGAAATGatcacaataataataacaacaacaacaataataacaatatcaataataatgatgacagatataacaatagtaataacaacaatagtaataacaattttaataataataataataacaacaacatcaacaacaacaacaataataataatagtggaaGTGGcaatagtggtggtagtgtaAGTAATAATGACAGAGATCGTTCAATCAATGATAGAAGATCTGATGGTCGTAGAAATGTTGGCGGTAATGGTTCACCAGCTGGTTCATCACCTTCTTTACAATCAATGAATTCAAtaatatcatcaaataaaaaggataataataataataataataataataacaatattaataatattaacaacaGCAATAGCAACaataattacaataatagtaataataataataattcaaactcacaacaaccacaacaacaacaacaacaacaacaacaacaacaacaacaacaacaatttcaacaacaacaacaatatattCGTGAACTCCAACAATCGTTGGATAGTCAAACCAAAAATAATCAAGTACTTTCCGATAAGATTCGTGATCTTGATGATACATTAAACAAAAAGACAGTGTTATTGTCAAAGTATAGAAAAGCCTTACTCAAGTTTTTCGAAGATCGTGAGGTAGAGGGAGAAACTGGCTTTGACAATTCTAGTGAAAGATCACTCTCTAGATCGCCATCACGTGAACGTTCTAGATCCCATTCAAGATCACGTTCAAGATCACGTTCAAGATCCCATTCTAGATCCATTTCACGTAGTagatcatcatcaccaatgaATTATGGTAACAATGGTAACAATAACAATGGCTATCAAAGTagtaacaatagtaataaatctTCCTCTTACAATTCACCAGAGAAAGGTGAACTAAAGAGAAAGAGTGGTGGTGACGATGGAAAGGATgtaaaaagaagaaaaactGGTTCAAGAAGAAATACCCTCTGGACTACCGAAGATGATGAGAAATTCGCTGAAGCTTACAATAAATATGGTAAAAGTTGGAAAACTATTCATAGTCATTTACCTGATAAAACTAGAGAACAAGTTCAAAGTCATggtcaatatttaattagaATTGGTAAATTACAAGATCTTCATAAAGATGGTAGAAGAACTAGACATATAAAACCTGATCTTGGAttaggtaataataataataatagcaatagtaatagcaataataacaataacaataacaataataatagtggtggaGGTAATAATCATCACCATTCATCTCATCATAACCATCATTCACCATCTCAccataatgataataaacaccatcaccatcataacaacaacaacaataataacaataataataataaccacaacaataatttaaacattttaaataatttaacaaataacaatcataataacaataataattatgattaCGATTCCCCACAATCTCAACTTGACTCACCAAGAGACGATATcgatgatgaaattttaatttaa
- the gxcG gene encoding RhoGEF domain-containing protein (pleckstrin homology (PH) domain-containing protein), protein MDKVLSHLTSDHILLIGIVGIGVFITAVYDSVTLGIIFYASVLFIISFNSRNNKSINKDEDENEASSSDTNNITSKIKLSVPNKPTPPTPTSTPPTQSVLSNRTPPKPPTIPPTKITTSPMTSPTKLSTPTPTPPSQSAQLPIKVIPTPSSPIAIINNVQPQQSPTLSSTNTTPSSSPIASSKLNNTPSTTTTTTNTTTVSFSSSPSPTPPLSIPSPVKVVTSNTSKSDAILEKGKRIGKMIPQIPDAIADIKKEFKETSKDKKSMSTLRGIIGGAIKNISSSTTPMTAEEKEKEKKRKMIAQEILQTEKVYVQKLRAIVDVYLTPFKVAATENPHPPLTLDQIHSIFSEILIIFNYNSHFYSKLDERMKENSNVLILGDLFLSITDFLKSYSVYVNNYTKAMSTLEKVKKNPNVEALLQTFQQNPACDSLDLNSLLIMPVQRVPRYILLLNELIKCTDPKNPDYENLNKALEKMKVLASVINENKREAEFLNKMYDIQNSLEGFNRGDFIHPSRRLILDCEFNEKLFKTNCAQPPKSSSTPRRYLLCNDILVRTKVKGKKLVVQEIFNVNDITFKEMLGEKLAIVSGNQTDVLVLKSVVDENQEEKWVEAINNCKKTFMSNQNSFERRLSSSFENVGI, encoded by the exons atggataaagTTTTATCACATTTAACAAGTGatcatattttattaattggtattGTTGGTATTGGTGTATTTATAACAGCAGTATATGATAGTGTAACACTTGGAATAATCTTCTATGCATCAGTTTTATTCATAATTTCATTCAATTCAAGAAATAATAAGAGTATTaataaagatgaagatgaaaatgaagcTTCAAGTAGTGATACCAATAATATTACAAGCAAAATTAAACTATCAGTTCCAAATAAACCAActccaccaacaccaacatcaacaccaccaactCAATCTGTATTATCAAATAGAACACCACCTAAACCACCAACAATACCACCAACTAAAATTACAACATCACCAATGACATCGCCAACTAAattatcaacaccaacaccaacaccaccatcTCAATCTGCACAATTACCAATTAAAGTTATTCCAACACCATCTTCACCAATtgcaataattaataatgtacaaccacaacaatcaccaactttatcatcaacaaatactacaccatcatcatcaccaattgcATCAtccaaattaaataatacaccatcaacaacaacaacaacaacaaatacaacaacagtttcattttcttcatcaccatcaccaacaccaccattatcaataCCATCACCAGTAAAAGTTGTTACATCAAATACATCAAAATCAGATGCAATTCTtgaaaaaggaaaaagaatTGGTAAAATGATTCCACAAATTCCAGATGCAATTgcagatataaaaaaagaatttaaagagaCGAGTAAAGATAAAAAGAGTATGTCAACACTTCGTGGTATCATTGGTGGTGCAATTAAGaatatttcatcatcaacaacaccaatgACAGcagaagaaaaagagaaagaaaagaaaagaaaaatgatTGCTCAAGAGATTTTACAAACTGAAAAAGTTTATGTTCAAAAACTTCGTGCAATCGTTGATGTATATTTAACACCATTCAAAGTTGCTGCAACTGAAAATCCTCATCCACCTTTAACTCTTGATCAAATTCATTCAATCTTTTCAGagattttaatcattttcaattataattcTCATTTCTATAGTAAATTAGATGAAAGAATGaaagaaaattcaaatgttttaatattagGTGATTTATTCCTTTCAATT actgattttttaaaatcatattCAGTTtatgtaaataattatacAAAAGCAATGAGTACATtagaaaaagttaaaaagaATCCAAATGTTGAAGCATTATTACAAACATTTCAACAGAATCCAGCATGTGATTcattagatttaaattcattattgaTTATGCCAGTTCAACGTGTACCAAGATATATATTGTTATtgaatgaattaataaagtGTACCGATCCAAAGAATCCAGActatgaaaatttaaataaggCATTAGAGAAAATGAAAGTTTTAGCATCTGTAATCAATGAAAATAAGAGAGAGGCTgaatttttgaataaaatgtACGATATTCAAAATAGTTTAGAAGGTTTTAATCGTGGCGATTTCATACATCCATCAAGACGTTTAATATTGGATTGTGAATTCAATGAGAAACTATTCAAAACCAATTGTGCTCAACCTCCAAAATCTTCTTCCACCCCAAGAAGATACCTACTTTGCAATGATATTCTAGTTAGAACTAAAGTGAAAGGAAAGAAACTTGTTGTTCAAGAAATTTTCAATGTAAATGATATCACCTTTAAAGAGATGTTGGGTGAAAAGTTAGCAATCGTATCTGGTAATCAAACTGATGTCTTGGTTCTAAAATCTGTTGTCGATGAAAATCAAGAAGAGAAATGGGTCGAAGCTAtcaataattgtaaaaaaacttttatgtCAAATCAAAATAGTTTCGAAAGACGTTTATCTTCTTCTTTCGAAAATGTtggtatttaa
- the ap1g1 gene encoding AP-1 complex gamma 1 subunit produces MSSKLRDLIKTVRSCKTAAEERSQIAKESALIRTAMKEEDLESRQRNVAKLLYIHMLGYPTQFGQMECLKLIVSPSYADKRIGYLGLMLLLDEKQEVLLLATNCIRGDIMNSNQFIVGVSLCAFGNICSTAMARDISPEIEKVISHSNPYIRKKAALCAIRVLRKVPDLTENYIPKIKALLSERNHAVILTALTLIIEICEMDSTQIIHFKKMVPQLVRILKSLTSSGYLPEHDIGGVTDPFLQVKILRLLRILGQNDPEASDAMNDILAQVSTNTDSTKNVGNAILYECVQTIMTIESENGLKVMAINILGRFLLNRDNNIRYVALNTLSRVVNTDIQAVQRHRNTIVECLKDPDVSIRCRALDLIYSLVTESNIRVLVRELLNFLLIADAQFKSELVAKLCIVTEKYAPNKRWQIDTILRVMSIAGNFIPDEVPSNLIQLISSTPELSSYAVQKLYLALKQDITQQPLTQVGLWCIGEYGDLLVADKSQLPKDEDGLSLNVSEQAVIDIIDLIFRHATTTQATRQYSLTSLAKLSSRFSQSSLQRIKTMIDNYKQNINLELQQRACEYSTLFDFDKKASILDRMPPIEKQEESPHIGNKNIPTQTPPQQHYQQQQQQPQQQSSQFGSILDGLDSPTQSSANSGNNNNNNNKQGGNAMSLLEDIFGSAPTPTSNGNMNNNNNMNNMNNNMNNNYAMGGMGMNNNNNNSMGGMMNNNNNNNNNNNNNNNNNKSQASALLDIMGDLQLTPTPQQPQSQSQQALSPTNQTSVLQPVPQPLTFLVYQKHGLNISYECSKPQPNNLSLTNINMVITNTGSSPITNFSLQAAVPKYLKIQLLAPSSTVIPPNNSGEVTQVSKVLNSQQGQKPILLRLKLDFQINGQPFSDVPDTPLPSLF; encoded by the exons atgtcaTCAAAGTTAagagatttaattaaaacagtTAGAAGCTGTAAAACAGCAGCAGAAGAACGTTCACAAATTGCCAAAGAATCAGCATTGATTCGTACAGCAATGAAAGAAGAAGATCTTGAATCAAGACAAAGAAATGTtgcaaaattattatacatTCATATGTTGGGTTATCCAACACAATTTGGTCAAATGGAAtgtttaaaattgattgtttCACCATCATATGCAGATAAAAGAATTGGTTATTTAGGTCTtatgttattattagatgAAAAACAagaagttttattattagcaaCAAATTGTATTAGAGG tgatattatgaattcaaatcaatttattgTTGGTGTATCATTATGTGCATTTGGTAATATTTGTTCAACAGCAATGGCAAGAGATATTTCACCAGAGATAGAGAAAGTTATATCACATAGTAATCCATACATTAGAAAGAAAGCAGCACTTTGTGCAATTAGAGTATTAAGAAAGGTACCAGATTTAACAGAGAATTATATACCAAAGATTAAAGCATTATTATCAGAAAGAAATCATGCTGTCATATTGACAGCTTTGACATTGATCATAGAGATCTGTGAAATGGATTCAACACAAATCATACACTTCAAAAAGATGGTACCACAATTGGTTAGAATTTTAAAGAGTTTGACATCCTCTGGTTATTTACCAGAGCATGATATTGGTGGTGTCACCGATCCATTCCTTCAAGTGAAGATCTTACGTCTCTTACGTATTCTTGGTCAAAATGATCCAGAGGCATCCGATGCTATGAATGATATTTTAGCTCAAGTTTCAACCAATACCGATAGCACAAAGAATGTTGGTAATGCAATTCTCTACGAATGCGTTCAAACTATTATGACCATCGAATCAGAGAATGGTCTCAAGGTTATGGCTATCAATATTTTGGGTAGATTCTTATTGAATCGTGATAACAACATTCGTTATGTCGCTTTGAATACCTTGTCACGTGTGGTAAACACTGACATTCAAGCAGTGCAAAGACATAGAAACACCATCGTCGAGTGTCTTAAGGATCCAGATGTATCCATTCGTTGTAGAGCTTTGGATCTCATCTATTCTTTGGTGACCGAGTCAAATATTCGTGTGTTGGTTAGAGAATTGTTAAACTTTTTATTGATCGCCGATGCTCAATTCAAATCAGAGTTGGTCGCTAAACTTTGCATCGTCACCGAGAAATATGCACCAAATAAGAGATGGCAAATCGATACTATCCTCAGAGTTATGTCAATCGCTGGTAATTTCATTCCAGATGAAGTCCCTTCCAATCTCATTCAACTCATCTCCTCAACACCGGAACTATCAAGTTATGCAgttcaaaaattatatttagcATTGAAACAAGATATCACTCAACAACCATTAACTCAAGTTGGTCTTTGGTGTATTGGTGAATATGGTGATCTCTTGGTTGCCGATAAATCTCAACTTCCAAAAGATGAGGATGGTCTCTCTTTAAATGTCTCTGAACAAGCTGTCATTGATATTATCGATTTAATCTTTAGACATGCTACAACAACTCAAGCTACTCGTCAATATTCTTTAACTTCTTTAGCTAAATTATCTTCAAGATTTTCACAATCATCTTTAca acgtattaaaacaatgattgataattataaacaaaatattaatttagaaTTACAACAACGTGCATGTGAATATTCAACATTATTTGATTTCGATAAGAAGGCATCAATTTTAGATAGAATGCcaccaattgaaaaacaagaaGAATCACCACATATcggtaataaaaatattccaACTCAAActccaccacaacaacattatcaacaacaacaacaacaaccacaacaacaatcatctCAATTTGGCTCAATTTTGGATGGTCTCGATTCACCAACTCAATCATCTGCcaatagtggtaataataataataataataataaacaaggTGGTAATGCTATGTCACTTTTAGAGGATATCTTTGGTTCAGCACCAACTCCAACTTCAAATggtaatatgaataataataataatatgaataatatgaataataatatgaataataattatgcTATGGGAGGTATGggtatgaataataataataataatagtatggGAGGTATGAtgaacaataacaataataataataataataataataataataataataataataaatcacaaGCATCAGCACTTTTAGATATTATGGGTGATTTACAAttaacaccaacaccacaacaaccacaatcacaatcacaacaagCATTATCACCAACCAACCAAACATCTGTATTACAACCAGTACCACAACCACTCACATTTTTAGTATATCAAAAACATGGATTAAATATTTCATATGAATGCAGCAAACCACAACCAAATAACCTTTCACTTACCAATATCAATATGGTCATTACAAATACTGGATCATCACCAATCACCAATTTCTCTTTACAAGCAGCTGTaccaaaatatttaaagattcAATTACTTGCACCATCTTCAACCGTAATTCCACCAAATAATTCTGGTGAAGTTACTCAAGTTTCAAAGGTACTCAATTCACAACAGGGTCAAAAACCAATTCTTCTTCGTCTTAAATTAGATTTCCAAATTAATGGTCAACCATTCTCTGATGTTCCCGATACACCATTGCCATCTTTATTctaa